In the genome of Xenopus laevis strain J_2021 chromosome 1S, Xenopus_laevis_v10.1, whole genome shotgun sequence, one region contains:
- the LOC108706469 gene encoding proline-rich protein 36 isoform X2 has product MAFGFLFKVSPVLTYMTHSLWVLLMQDYSMAFILLFSMEAAMLVSHRFMHPREIFRQQERSVSCSYSPPTTPRSPSNSGSGTFHQPAMRYQRSLTETIASPPPKSPTFYPSTQKRDSLTFNDVPQPCSPAFIFSKAALPVTSPRLGTLPSFIPPPIATTRVGHSPTKLSSPQNSHNNNNTVSPKTVAQDVSVRAEYVTLDPPMQNSENDSLSPDGPPKANQLSMQGDMGATSISGFSKAKDTYRAELVPIKAPLAPDQNIYVSPDFLKVDKRFIEDLILPETSSEVTLSSVSAALETSVPPVVSDTETSPETSALPVVLLPETLDLPVELLPETLDLPVVPVVLLPETSALPIPLAPEISVLPVPPATETSTLSNSVETSTSSIQHATETTIPCFVPATDILTPAVLHTDETPMPPVSCDIETPMSSIPCVNESIMPTVPALWEPAEPEIPPSTESTPKSTDHCTNATVSVTAQATNNVTGQTGGMTCCLSANSTDSLLTFIPPIPAELSSPVNTEDALVPETPTSAVLLTSIIQSVSPQPYSPFTLGESPYMSQTTNIMSIPGASSLCEIHSESEVSATHISSVDPSKDITIASKCPLVGSAFFDSEVQATDTFCIFEASPTCTSLMSEAPPTDTSIISETPPNTLEAHLFDDSLMSEVPPTDTSVLSESTLTERSEICEASPTDIPLEYEDPPNNFFDTCETPLTIPVCDDLTTISSPLCSVPLSYMSPVCEPPATDISPVCEPPATDISPVCEPPATDISPVCEVPPNNISPVCEVPSNDISPVCEVSPNDISPVCEVLSIDILPVCEVSSNGSSPVCEVLPNDISPVCEVPPNDISPVCEVPFIDFSPVFEVPPNDISTVCEVPPNDISSICEVPPSGISPVCEVPSNYILPVCEVSSNDISPVCEVPPNDISPACEVPSNDISPVCEVPPNDISPVCEVPPNDISPVCEVSSNDISTVCEVPSNEISSECEVPSNDVPPVCEVPPSDISSVCEVPSNDISPVCEVPPSDISSVCEVPSNDISPVCEVPPSDISSVCEVPSNDISPVCEVPSNDISPVCEIPPNNISPVCEVSPKNISLVSEASSISPACTALPLALLPAVEALVSCKDKSPQTSIHCTELQEDPSAPLFAIELAPCTDLQTPLHTDVTDSATEPVLVPELDVLAQN; this is encoded by the exons ATGGCCTTTGGTTTCCTCTTCAAAGTCTCTCCTGTCTTGACCTACATGACCCATTCTCTTTGGGTTCTTCTAATGCAGGATTATTCCATGGCTTTTATACTTCTGTTCTctatg GAGGCAGCAATGCTTGTTTCCCACCGCTTCATGCACCCTCGGGAGATTTTCCGGCAACAGGAGCGATCTGTGTCATGCTCTTACTCGCCCCCTACCACCCCAAGATCACCTTCTAACTCaggctcag GGACTTTTCACCAACCAGCAATGAGGTACCAGCGCAGCTTGACAGAAACCATTGCATCCCCCCCGCCTAAGAGTCCAACTTTTTATCCAAGCACCCAAAAAAGAGACTCTCTGACCTTCAATGATGTACCCCAACCGTGCTCCCCTGCTTTCATCTTCTCTAAGGCTGCTCTACCTGTCACCTCCCCTAGACTGGGCACCTTGCCATCCTTCATACCACCACCAATTGCCACCACCCGAGTTGGACACTCTCCAACTAAACTAAGCTCCCCCCAAAAtagccataataataataatacagtctcTCCAAAGACTGTTGCCCAAGATGTGTCAGTTAGAGCTGAATATGTAACTTTAGATCCCCCCATGCAGAATTCAGAAAATGACTCTCTGTCTCCTGATGGCCCACCCAAGGCAAATCAGTTGTCCATGCAAGGAGACATGGGAGCTACCTCCATTTCAGGTTTCTCAAAGGCAAAAGATACCTACAGGGCTGAGTTAGTACCCATTAAAGCCCCATTAGCACCAGAtcaaaatatttatgtttctCCAGATTTCTTAAAAGTTGACAAGAGATTTATTGAGGATTTGATTCTTCCAGAGACATCTAGTGAGGTCACTTTGTCTTCTGTCTCAGCTGCCTTGGAGACCTCAGTGCCCCCTGTTGTATCTGATACTGAGACTTCACCTGAGACCTCAGCTCTTCCTGTGGTGCTTCTACCTGAGACCTTAGATCTTCCTGTGGAACTTCTACCTGAGACCTTAGATCTTCCTGTGGTACCTGTGGTACTTCTGCCTGAGACCTCTGCTCTTCCTATTCCACTTGCCCCTGAAATTTCAGTGCTTCCTGTCCCGCCTGCTACTGAGACCTCAACTCTTTCAAATTCTGTTGAGACGTCCACTTCTTCTATCCAGCATGCTACCGAGACCACTATACCATGTTTTGTACCTGCTACTGACATCTTAACACCTGCTGTTTTACACACTGATGAGACCCCCATGCCTCCTGTATCATGTGATATTGAGACCCCCATGTCTTCCATCCCATGTGTTAATGAAAGCATTATGCCAACTGTCCCAGCTCTTTGGGAGCCTGCAGAGCCTGAAATTCCTCCCAGTACAGAGTCCACCCCCAAGTCAACTGACCATTGTACAAATGCCACTGTATCGGTTACAGCGCAGGCCACCAATAATGTTACAGGACAGACTGGTGGGATGACTTGTTGTCTTAGTGCAAACTCTACAGATTCCTTACTAACCTTTATTCCCCCAATTCCAGCTGAATTATCTTCCCCTGTCAACACAGAAGATGCATTAGTGCCAGAAACCCCTACTTCTGCTGTGCTCCTCACTTCCATCATTCAGTCTGTGTCCCCCCAACCATATTCTCCCTTTACTTTGGGTGAGAGCCCCTATATGTCACAGACCACTAACATAATGTCTATACCAGGGGCAAGTTCATTATGTGAAATCCATTCAGAGTCAGAGGTATCAGCCACTCACATCTCCAGTGTGGACCCTTCAAAAGACATCACTATAGCATCTAAATGTCCACTGGTAGGATCAGCTTTCTTTGATAGTGAGGTTCAAGCCACTGACACCTTCTGTATTTTTGAGGCTTCTCCCACTTGCACCTCACTCATGTCTGAAGCTCCTCCCACTGACACATCAATCATATCTGAAACTCCTCCTAACACCCTTGAAGCTCATCTCTTTGATGACTCACTCATGTCTGAAGTTCCTCCCACTGACACGTCAGTCTTATCTGAATCAACTTTAACTGAGAGATCAGAAATATGTGAGGCTTCTCCTACTGATATTCCACTTGAATATGAGGATCCACCCAATAATTTCTTTGATACATGTGAGACCCCTCTCACCATTCCTGTGTGTGATGATTTGACCACAATTTCCTCACCTTTATGTAGTGTTCCACTCTCTTACATGTCACCTGTATGTGAGCCTCCTGCCACTGATATCTCACCTGTATGTGAGCCTCCTGCCACTGATATCTCACCTGTATGTGAGCCTCCTGCCACTGATATCTCACCTGTATGTGAAGTTCCTCCAAATAATATCTCACCTGTATGTGAAGTTCCTTCCAATGATATCTCACCTGTATGTGAAGTTTCTCCCAATGATATCTCACCTGTGTGTGAAGTTCTTTCTATCGATATCTTACCTGTGTGTGAAGTTTCTTCCAATGGTAGTTCACCTGTGTGTGAAGTTCTTCCGAATGATATCTCACCTGTATGTGAAGTCCCTCCCAATGATATCTCACCTGTGTGTGAAGTTCCTTTCATTGATTTCTCACCTGTATTTGAAGTCCCTCCCAATGATATCTCAACTGTGTGTGAAGTCCCTCCCAATGATATCTCATCCATATGTGAAGTTCCTCCCAGCGGTATCTCACCTGTGTGTGAAGTTCCTTCTAACTATATCTTACCTGTATGTGAAGTTTCTTCCAATGATATCTCACCTGTGTGTGAAGTTCCTCCCAATGATATCTCACCTGCATGTGAAGTCCCTTCCAATGATATCTCACCTGTATGTGAAGTCCCTCCCAATGATATCTCACCTGTATGTGAAGTCCCTCCCAATGATATCTCACCTGTATGTGAAGTTTCCTCCAATGATATCTCAACTGTGTGTGAAGTTCCTTCCAATGAAATCTCATCTGAGTGTGAAGTTCCTTCCAATGATGTCCCACCTGTATGTGAAGTTCCTCCCAGTGATATCTCATCTGTGTGTGAAGTTCCTTCCAATGATATCTCACCTGTATGTGAAGTTCCTCCCAGTGATATCTCATCTGTGTGTGAAGTTCCTTCCAATGATATCTCACCTGTATGTGAAGTTCCTCCCAGTGATATCTCATCTGTGTGTGAAGTTCCTTCCAATGATATCTCACCTGTATGTGAAGTCCCTTCCAATGATATCTCACCTGTATGTGAAATTCCTCCCAATAATATCTCACCTGTGTGTGAAGTTTCTCCCAAAAATATCTCACTTGTATCTGAGGCTTCATCCATATCACCTGCATGTACAGCCCTACCCTTGGCCCTCTTACCTGCAGTGGAGGCTCTAGTCAGTTGCAAGGACAAGTCTCCTCAAACTTCCATCCATTGCACAGAATTGCAGGAAGATCCCAGTGCCCCCCTGTTTGCTATAGAACTGGCACCTTGCACAGATCTACAGACCCCACTCCACACGGACGTCACAGATTCTGCTACAG AACCTGTGTTGGTACCAGAGCTGGATGTTTTGGCACAAAATTG A